Below is a genomic region from Rhododendron vialii isolate Sample 1 chromosome 5a, ASM3025357v1.
GACCTCTATGGTCGTTTTGATTGTGTTCTCTTGATCTTCATAAAATTCGGGTCTAACTTttacacatttttatttttttttaatcaatggGGGAAGAATTCACAAAGTACAAGAACGTAGGCCCAGGTGAGAAAGTTCGTATAGGAGTCTTAAGACAAAGAATGACATTTTGTCTTTAAGATGAAAAATATGATGCGAATTTCTGTTTGACCaaaagatgaaaaatatgatgtgaatttctgtttgaccaaaaaaaatatgatgtgaAAATTTAATctgaattttgtatttatttagaGAGAATTAAAAAAAGACTGTGCCAAAATATAAGTGGTCTTGGAGCACAGATACATAATGTCCTAATACTTTTATCCATCACATATTGCTATGGGATTCATTATCAAATGCATGAAGCTCACAAAAATGTGGGGCGAATAAAGGTGGTGGCCCCCCAATGAATAATTACCCCTAAAGTTTACTGGGGCCCGACGTGTTGTCTAAGTGATACACAACACAGTGTAGTACATCATTTAAGCCGTTTGTTCGATAATTCAATAGTTCAGATTTTATCTCGACAATGATCGGTTCAAATGCTACACAATATCAAGATAAGATCTGAACCGTTAGATCGCCCAACGAATAATTGGAATGGTGCAGAGTATCGTGCTAGCTAGGCACCACAGCACCATCCCAAAAATTAGGCACCATCCCAAAAATTAGGCGGAGCCGCGGAGGAGGTAAATGAATTAGAGTGAGGTCAAACTTGTCAAAATTAAGGACCCCACCCCCCTCCACGTGTTCacactctccctccctcctccacCCCCGGAGgcccggagagagagagagagagagaacgaatAAAAAACAGCCTGTACTGTCAGCTGTGACCAGCACATCTCAcctccctcccccctctctctctcctccccttctctctccctctccccttcTTTTCCACTTTAACACATTCCCCATATCCTCCCTACAAGATTCATTCCACTCTCTAAAACTTCCATTTCACTCTTccattctcttctctcttcctcaAAATCTGAAAGTTTTTGTGTTTCTCGCCCTGCGTGTGTGCTCAACACCCCTAACCAAAGACATGACCTCCATTTACGAGACCTTTCAAAAACGAACCACCTTCAATATCCCCTCCATGAAAAACCACTCCCTCCCCACAtcccactcccccaccaccaccaccacgaaaCCCGTATCCCACCTCCGCCGCCGCCTCTCCTCCTTCTCCCTGAACCTCCACCCCTCCCCGGACCGGATCACCTCCACCACCTCGTGGGTCTTCCGCCGGTCCAAATCGGTCTCCTCGATGGGCGAGAGCGCGGGGAGCTCGATCAAGGAGTGGTGGGAGTGGGGAGTGGGCTGGATCCTGTCGAAGAAGCCCACGTTCGCCAAGGACCTGGAGATGAACGAGCACGAGTCGTCGTTGCTGGGGTTGAACGCCAAGGGGACGTGGAAGCACGTGTTCTATAAGGTCAGATCTGAGTTCAGGAAGCTTGTCGGTGGGGATAACAACCTTGTTCTACCTCAAACTTTCAGGTACGATTCCGTTACTTAACTACGTACAACGGTTTTGGTCGGTCAATCTCGTACTGTACCAGCCGGTACCGTGACAGAACATGAACGGGCTTTATAAAATTATGTTCGAGCTTGACTTGTTTATGAGACAAACCGATCTGAAACGAGCCATAATCAGGCTGATATCgagtagttgaattttttaaacaaacttaTGAGCAGAGTAGTAGTTTATTCGAACTTGGTTCAAAAGCTTAACAAGCTCTCGTAAAGGCGTTCGAAATTGATTAGTTTATGTAAAATGTTGGCCGTCCTCGAACTTTTCAGGTACGATTCGGTGGCTTATTCGAAAAACTTCGACGACCGGAGGAGCAAAATGCAAGATTAATTCATTCGATCGATCTCCATCCGATCTGGGGATAGTAATTCGTTCTGGGGGATAGTACGTACCCACATATCTTTGTAAGTAATTCACCGTGATTCGGTTCGTAATTCGTGAAAAAAAATAAGGCTGTGAAGATCGATCGACTCTCCAAAATGGATCTAGCTCAACTGCTCAAGCACGTTTTTTGCATgccatatttttcctttttgttttctttgtattttttttttggttataagGGACCTGTAAATTAGTTGTGTTGCCATAAATCTGGGATTAATTAAGTTGTACGAGGATTTATGATTAATTCTTTCATTTacttgatttggtttgtttatgtaattttcttttaattaagtTTTCGCCTGCAATTTTCATTCATTGGTCCAACTTTGTTTTGCATGTATTGCTTTACTCTGCTTTTTGGCAGTTTTGCTTTCGGTAATTCGGATATTAAACTTGCTGAATCAGGGGCATCCGTCGAGTGGGGCCCGTTCCGATCACACTCTAATCTATCgaaaatgttcattttgtaCAGTTCGTTGAGTAGAACAAGTGGCTTTGAAGTTATCTTAATCTCGAATATTATTAAGTACCTGATTGAAACACATGTATATAACTCAGAAATAATGGGTTTCAAGAGATTTGAACTCGACAGGGCAGCACGGTGTTGCCCCTCCAAAGGACAGCACGTCCCTGATTCCTAAAGTTGCATACCCTATTATGGAAAGCGATGGATCCTCTCTCACTCagataatctttcaaaaatcaaaatagctTGTGTTTCTATTCTGAACCTCAGATTGCAAATGAGCTCTCAATTCTTGCGCTCGCGAAATTTAGTACAATTTAGAATGTGTTTCAGCGACACATGCACGTTTGTGCTCACACATCTGCACGCAGATTATGTACATCTTCTTTCTCCACCTCCGTAAACTCGACtattcttttctatttttgacATGATTGTTTAGAACAGTGATGACACCTTCACAAATTTTGGTGCACTGGCGGTTGGATGTGCACGTAGCTTCGATTAACCTCGGATGGATTTGAAACACATTACTACTAGTATTGAAATTTGTGTGCATGTTTCCTGAGGAATgaacaattttgattattgaaatctACAAATGCGGTGAACAAGACCGGAGAGCATCAATAAATGATCGATCTATTCAGATTTAAGAGATTACAAACACTTGTTTTTATGCGTTTTATACTTTCAATAAAATTACCTTTACCTAATTTCGAAAACAACACTCTCAACCAAATAGTGACTAATCATTTGTTATGATGAAGAAGCCTTTACATTTAAGGCTCCAGAGCCCACCAATATCTTAAGCTCAATAGGTTGTGATTGAGAGTTAAATCTACCAAGTGTCGGTGCAGAGCTATGTGTCGGTGCATAGCTATATATGTGTCGGTGCTCAGTGATGTATATTATATGTACCGTATATAACGTTGTATAAAGATTATACTCCTATATTGGTGACCCTTCATTTTCAATTGGAATAATTAAATGAGTAAGCAAGTACTACCAATCAGTAATTAACTTGTATTTAAAAGAAATGGAATGGGTTCGGATTCTCTCCGGTCTATGTTTTGAACTAGATGGGGAAGTCTAAATTTGAATCATACATTGAAATAATCTATGGTTCAGATTTCCTTAGAGACTTTAATTGTAGCTATGAACAATCGAAATTTTAACTATTTCATTCGAtccaaattgaaaaaattgagtACACAAGTAGTGGAGTACTATCAGTCAGTAACTTGTAGGAGTATTTAAAAGGAGATAGACTTATTCACAGAGCCGCTATAAACAGGTTGTTCACAGAGCTGCGCGATCTCAGCCGTCCGTTTGGATTTTGGACAGTCCAAAACACTCTTAGACGGTCGTGATTCACCTTCATAAACAACTGTTGACGGAACCCCTCCggtaaaaagattttctcatttAAAAGAAAAGGCATCAATCACTAGAACTGGAGTAAAAATATCTTGAGGGGCCAACAAAGAGCCATATATGCACATGGTTTAGCACATGCTGTCATGCATGCATGATCCCATAAGGCACCTCTAACACTTAATTAGCGGCTCCGTTTATAAGTCGATCTCAAAAAGTGTTTGAACAGAGTTGTACCACTAATTAgctgattaaaaaaatgagCTGCACTAATTAAGGGTAAATAAATAAGGCCACAAATTGTTTTTGGTTAAAaatatactactccctccgttcctttttaaatgtcctgcttcgtaactccaacttattaaaaagatatcatcattatacctttcacatcaactttttcctccactttccctacttacccatcatcattacacttttactcactaaaattttcaaaatggaatatacttttagggacaaaatagacaatacaccaacttttacccactaactttacaaaatagacacttattaagggacagcccaaaatggaatactggactctaaaaaagggacggagggattaGCTAATTTTAACTGATATATATGACTTTAAACTAATTAATTAGCTTGCAAATGAAACAAACACATCCACGCTGGAATTCTAATCTGAACATGGCTAGGCTTGCAGTGGTGCACATTATACATTACTGCTGTATTAAAAGTTTAAAACTATTCCTAATTATATTAATCTTTATGCATGTGAGCTGCACAACATTAAATTGTGTCCCTTTAGTGTGGCATAAACTAGCTAATTTGTTATCAAGACAGTTTAGCTATAATTAATGACcgtttatttaatttttcgtcaaaatTTTTGAGATCAATCATTCGTATTCACGAGATGtatcagaaaaatataaaacaatgGACCAGATTGAAAAAGGTCTAGTTAAGATGACGCTAAATAATATAATTAAGATAGTAattgtttcaaacttttttaaaCAAGAACTTCAAAAATGCGAACAATAATAACAAAACGTTAATTTAGAACAAAGAGTCCCTATTAGTCAAAGAATTGATCGAATGAAAGCATGATAACAGCTAGACACCTCAGTGATCATATAAAATTAAGTAACGAGCTTAATTACTCAGATCATCATAAGTTTGCAGGTTCAATATATATTCACTCTAAGAATAGAACTCTCGGGGTTACTGAAGTCTAGAGAATTGTCTAATCACCTATTTTCAGAGCTCCAAATTAGTTAAAATATTCGTAAGTTAATTCAAACACTCCAGTTATGTAtatagaaaataataaaatggtTTGGTCCCTCTGTCTCAAGACTAAAGAAGGTGACGTGGTCGAATTAGTTCCAGCAATGTCAACGACAAGATATTTCAACAATGAATGGTTTCgtatttttaattgaaaataaaagaaaaggaaaaaggagaagGTGTGTTGAGGTGGAAAAGGACCATTAATCAACTCGCAACCCTTAACCTAAAAGCCCGGTTTGATGTTGAGTCTCAAACTgttttaataaaagaaaagaaaaaattcattgGACAAAGATGTTCGAACACATATTCGGATGAAATGTGTCCTGAGTTGCTTGGTACGTACATGTAGACCTCAAATATTCATTTGCATCGACTAGTCCATTTCAAACACGTTTATATGCAAATCTGTGGGTCTAAACATATGTACGTATCCAAGAATTTATAACACTCATCTTCATCAAATGATGAAGATCGCCACCCCATGAAATTGAGCTTTCCCCACCCATTCGCTTTGTTTACAATTATCTTACCATATGCTAATTTTCTGGTTAGAGTTCTAATTATATGTTTGATTCGCAGGGGAGAAGGAGCGATTAGATTGATTCTGATTGTATTTTGGGAATGAATCCTCTTCCGTACTAACTGTTTCGAGGAGGTGTCTCATAAATATGGATTCTACAAGAATACTCTTACCGATAGAAGTATATTATATTGTAAGACAAATGTAGACTATCTAGAAGTATATTATATTGTAAGACAAATGTAGACTGTCTAGGAATGAGAAGATCTCATCCCTAACAGTTTACACCCCTAATTGAAATTACTATTTAATCTCGAATGGTCGAATACCAAAACCTCGCAAAACACGAAGCTGCCAAAGTGAATGCAACTACATTTATTGATCtaggaaaaaaattcacaatcctaAACCGATCAACTTTTCAACAAATATCTTCAACGACAATTTCAGCTTCGGTAGGATAAGACCTTTTGCTATCCAAAATCTGAAACAACTGCTACGAGTCCTTTTTTTACCGTAAGCGAATCGAAACCTAACAACCTAGCAAGTTGTAAGGCATTCCTGCCCAACATGGACTCAGGACATAGAACTGACAACAACCTCCCAAATGAATCGAAAATATCAGGAAGCGACACAAATATGGCCATACGAGGAGGGATTGGGAAAATTCTGAGCAATAATGCTAGTACCGCAAAGACTTAAACACATAATTACACAAACTCACTTACATCAAATATGTGGACCCCATTTGATATGAATGAGTTTTGTGTGATTATGAACGTAAGTGTTTATGGTTATTGCATTATTGAATTCATTTCTGAGGGGCTGCATAGGAGAGGGAGCTATTGCCACGTGGCAGATCAGATATGGAATATTCTTGTGGCTCTTATTAGTGAATTATTCCTTGGCTGCTCATAGTAAAGACAAGCTTTTGCTATATTTAACGTCGTACGCAATTCTTAGTTGTACTTTCTTCTAACTGAAGCCTTTCTTGCTCTGAcaatagtctctctctctctctctctctctctctctctctctctctctcctttgaaACGGATTATGTACGTCTGAAGTCAGTAGCAGAACAATAAAATGGCACTAATGTCATCTGCGAGTAACAGGGTTACCAATAACTACATCCTATTCCCCAACAACAGAACCCTTATTCACAGTCATAAATTCCAGCTTCATTGTCACAAAAGCTATCTTGTTAACAGCCTCAACACTAGTTTAAGCTCTAAATATAATCGAACAACCACCATCTCCGCCGTAAGTTCCTCCTCAGCACCACCAGACGTTGTTGAAATTGATGGGAGCAGCAGCTTGATTGCTTCTTCCACCATATCCTCCAGTAAGCTCTCGTGTCGATCTCCTATATGTTTCTCTGActtgctgtgtttggtttgttttttaaaaaatagtaggggtaattaGTGGGaagagataaaaagaaatattgGAAGTATGGGGAATCTAGATGGAAtcagggggaattttttgaaattttttttttgagaagcaaaccaaacacagctaattgtttgagattttgtaTAGGAGTATTCGATGGATACCCAAGTTATGTATGCATGTTTTACATATGAGAAACAATAAGTATTTCTTTCTATGATTTCGAGTATCTGGGCTAGCTTACCAGCAATTCGTCTAATCGCGGGATTTCATAACCGCGCAAATATCCAATGGCATCATGATTTTTCAATTGACACCTCAAGTGTAATGTTTTGCACCCAATATTTTTTCCCTCAAGCATTGTTAGTTATAGTTAGTGCGATTTGAACTCCTGTCGAATAAATTGCGAGTACATGGTGCCTACCACACCACTTGCTAGTTTGTAGTTCAACTTGTAAAGCTCTTACTTCTCCCTAAACTGCTATTGTTCTAGTTTTGGACCCCGTAATCAAACATTCTGATTCCGCCCCTACTGACATGCTCCTACCCAGCCAACCCCTTGGATTTGAATGAGAACACTTCATTCAGTTACTGGGATTTTATTGCACCATCTCATTCTTAATTGGATTGTGGCTGTTCTATGAAATTGGAAAACTTTCTCTTCAGAATCTAGTAAATCTTAattctttctttatttcctgCACCCAATCTTCCTATTCAGCTTGATCTTTTCTCTATGGTGTGGCTGTTGCTTCTAGTGTTTCCTTGTGAATATACAGTACTAGTTCACATTGAAACTCCTCTCCAAAACCACACTCTACACTAGAGTGGATTTAGTGCAAAGTATCACATCAACTTCAAAATCCATATCCGATGTCATACAAGCACAGCATAGGCGTCACATTAGCTGGATGGGTGTCTGAATTTTCTATCATGAGTGCTTTCCTTTGTAGTGCAATTTTTGGTCTAATTATCTTTATTTTCATTCTTCTGCACTATATCGGGTCAAGAATGGGTAGAATTTGCGAACAAAGTGTCAGGGGAATGGGATGGGTACGGGGCAGATTTTTCAAGCGAAGGAGAACCGATCGAGCTTCCAGAACAAGTAGTCCCCGAAGCTTTCCGGGAGTGGGAGGTCAAGGTGTTTGATTGGCAAACTCAATGCCCAACTCTTGCTCAGCCACAAGATTTCACTATTTTCTATAAACTGATAAAGCTACTCCCCACTGTTGGATGTGAAGCTGATGCTGCAACTCAGTACAGCATCGAAGAGAGGAATATAGGAGGTGCAGATAACTTTGCCTCTGCATTTGCGTATCAGTCTAGCGGATGCTATGCAGCCGTTTGGTCAATGAAGGACCATCCCACATACAGAATACTTGAGTTGGAACATTGCTTGGTTGATCCGCGAAGTCGGGAGTCACGGGTGAGGATAATTCAGGTTGTCCATGTTGAGAAGAGTAAGTTCATGTTGAAGAATATCAAGGTCTTCTGCGAGCAGTGGTATGGGCCTTTCAGAAACGGGGAGCAGCTAGGTGGATGTGCTATTCGTGACACTGCATTTGCTTCCACAGATGCCTTGACAAGTTCGGAAGTTACCGGTGTTTGGGAAGGCCTTCATGCTGTTGCCTGCTTCCAGAATTCTCAAACTGTGAGTTGGGAAATTTCTCGCCTTCCTTCCTTTCACTTTTTCTTCGAGATATTGTCATTGAACCTGAATATGTTCTTTTGCCAAGAAGGATGTTTTTGGTCATAAATTAGCCTTCGCACTTTAGTGCGTTTTGTCTAGTTGGTGGTAAATCAGCTGATCCATAGCgtaaaaaaaatctctcatcTAGTCGCTTTATGACTTGAGGTTAGTGAATAAATGATTTTGCCGAGGATACAGATGATACTTTCACATTGCAATACCTTCATTCTGAATGGGGCAAATGGGCAATAGGGAGCTTTAGTAACTCTTTTACACGAATAAAGTTCTCGAAGCAGGAAGTATGTGTGAACTTAGAAGATTGGAAATTTTCTTGTCCTATAACTTCTTATTGGTTATTCCTCCCACTAG
It encodes:
- the LOC131325517 gene encoding uncharacterized protein LOC131325517 — protein: MALMSSASNRVTNNYILFPNNRTLIHSHKFQLHCHKSYLVNSLNTSLSSKYNRTTTISAVSSSSAPPDVVEIDGSSSLIASSTISSKWVEFANKVSGEWDGYGADFSSEGEPIELPEQVVPEAFREWEVKVFDWQTQCPTLAQPQDFTIFYKLIKLLPTVGCEADAATQYSIEERNIGGADNFASAFAYQSSGCYAAVWSMKDHPTYRILELEHCLVDPRSRESRVRIIQVVHVEKSKFMLKNIKVFCEQWYGPFRNGEQLGGCAIRDTAFASTDALTSSEVTGVWEGLHAVACFQNSQTNTVQELLDDNVRKSVRDENNLVLLPKQLWSSVKDREDETFCEVGWLFDQGHAITSKCIFSPDAGLKEIVIAHETSAGIQ
- the LOC131325515 gene encoding uncharacterized protein LOC131325515, with the translated sequence MTSIYETFQKRTTFNIPSMKNHSLPTSHSPTTTTTKPVSHLRRRLSSFSLNLHPSPDRITSTTSWVFRRSKSVSSMGESAGSSIKEWWEWGVGWILSKKPTFAKDLEMNEHESSLLGLNAKGTWKHVFYKVRSEFRKLVGGDNNLVLPQTFRYDSVAYSKNFDDRRSKMQD